A single region of the Rhodospirillales bacterium genome encodes:
- the serS gene encoding serine--tRNA ligase → MFDIRAIRENPGHFDKEMSRRGLEAQSAVILKLDEEHRAVQTELQTIQAQRNDKSKSIGQIKKEGGDAQAVMEEVAALKTRMGELEDRDRELGENLKKILSGMPNILGADVPEGADENDNVEVRKLGEPKDFGGQAKEHFEIGEALGMMHFETAAKLSGSRFVLMQGPLARMERALAQLMLDTQTGEHGYTEVSPPLLVNNATVYGTGQLPKFAEDLFQTTRGDWLVPTAEVPLTNIVAEEIVEEESLPRRYTAFTPCFRSEAGSAGKDTRGMIRQHQFYKVEMVSIVSPEDSEAEHERMTGCAETILKKLELPFRTIVLCSGDTGFCARKTYDVEVWLPGQGRYREISSCSNCWDFQARRMNARCRAKGEKNTRFVHTLNGSGLAVGRTLIAVMENYYDPADGGVFVPEVLKPYMGGLDKILPMTHNKQEMKAAS, encoded by the coding sequence ATGTTTGATATTCGTGCGATACGGGAAAATCCCGGTCATTTTGACAAGGAAATGAGCCGCAGGGGGCTGGAAGCGCAAAGCGCGGTTATTCTAAAGCTGGATGAGGAGCATCGCGCCGTGCAGACCGAACTGCAGACCATTCAGGCGCAGCGGAACGACAAGTCCAAATCCATCGGGCAGATCAAGAAAGAGGGCGGCGACGCGCAGGCCGTGATGGAGGAAGTCGCGGCCCTGAAAACCCGCATGGGGGAACTGGAGGACCGGGACCGGGAACTGGGCGAAAACCTGAAAAAAATATTGTCCGGCATGCCGAACATACTGGGCGCGGATGTGCCCGAAGGCGCGGATGAAAACGATAATGTCGAGGTGCGCAAATTGGGCGAGCCGAAAGATTTCGGCGGGCAGGCCAAAGAGCATTTCGAGATCGGCGAAGCGCTTGGCATGATGCATTTCGAAACGGCGGCCAAGCTGTCCGGCTCCCGTTTTGTGCTGATGCAGGGGCCGCTGGCCCGGATGGAGCGTGCGCTGGCGCAGCTTATGCTGGACACCCAGACGGGCGAGCACGGCTATACGGAAGTCTCCCCGCCGCTTTTGGTGAACAATGCGACAGTGTACGGCACGGGCCAGCTTCCGAAATTCGCGGAAGATTTGTTCCAGACGACGCGGGGGGACTGGCTGGTGCCCACGGCCGAAGTGCCGCTGACCAATATCGTGGCGGAGGAGATCGTCGAGGAAGAAAGCCTGCCGCGCCGCTATACCGCCTTTACGCCCTGCTTCCGTTCCGAGGCGGGCAGCGCCGGGAAAGATACGCGCGGGATGATCCGTCAGCACCAGTTCTATAAAGTCGAAATGGTGAGCATTGTGAGCCCCGAAGACAGCGAGGCGGAACACGAACGCATGACGGGCTGCGCCGAAACCATCCTGAAAAAACTGGAGCTTCCCTTCCGCACGATAGTCCTGTGCAGCGGCGATACGGGCTTTTGCGCGCGCAAGACCTATGATGTTGAGGTCTGGCTGCCGGGACAGGGCCGGTACCGGGAGATTTCAAGCTGCTCCAATTGCTGGGATTTCCAGGCACGGCGCATGAACGCACGCTGCCGCGCGAAGGGGGAAAAGAACACGCGCTTCGTGCATACGCTCAACGGTTCCGGCCTCGCGGTCGGGCGGACGCTGATTGCCGTCATGGAAAATTACTATGATCCGGCAGACGGCGGCGTTTTTGTCCCCGAAGTCCTGAAACCCTATATGGGGGGGCTGGACAAGATTCTTCCAATGACTCACAATAAGCAGGAAATGAAAGCCGCTTCGTAG
- a CDS encoding N-formylglutamate amidohydrolase: MKDVFNVLRPDDSTPPVPLVFDSPHSGTVYPDDFHYACNHALLSGIEDKYVDELYKSAPDAGAVLLSANFPRSYIDANRCALDIDEKLLAAPWPDETNPSVRSYAGIGLIHRLVKPGIPIYDRALSVEEVRRRIDTCYRPYHDMLETLLDEAHNAYGQVWHINCHSMASHSISIPLKGPSDFVLGDRSGTSCDLDFTHAVRDCLKRMGYNVSINDPYKGVELVRRYSSPAAGRHSLQIEICKSLYMNEETFEKSPSFESFQKDIEKLIRFCADYVESQTRRIAAD, translated from the coding sequence ATGAAAGATGTTTTCAACGTTTTAAGACCGGACGATTCCACCCCGCCTGTCCCCCTTGTCTTTGATTCTCCCCATAGCGGAACGGTTTATCCCGACGATTTTCATTACGCTTGCAACCATGCCCTGCTATCGGGAATAGAAGACAAATATGTCGATGAGCTTTACAAATCCGCGCCGGACGCCGGGGCCGTGCTCCTGTCCGCGAACTTCCCGCGCTCTTACATAGATGCCAACCGCTGCGCATTGGACATTGATGAAAAACTCCTGGCCGCGCCCTGGCCGGACGAAACAAATCCTTCTGTGCGCTCTTATGCCGGAATCGGCCTCATCCACCGTCTGGTGAAGCCCGGCATCCCCATCTATGACCGCGCCTTAAGCGTTGAAGAGGTCCGGCGCCGGATCGACACCTGTTACCGCCCCTACCATGACATGCTGGAAACGCTGCTGGATGAGGCGCATAACGCGTATGGACAGGTCTGGCATATCAACTGCCATTCCATGGCCTCGCACAGCATTTCTATCCCGCTCAAAGGCCCTTCGGATTTTGTGCTGGGAGACCGCAGCGGTACAAGCTGCGATCTGGATTTTACGCATGCCGTCCGCGACTGCCTGAAAAGGATGGGTTACAACGTGTCTATTAACGACCCCTATAAGGGCGTGGAGCTTGTCCGGCGCTATTCCTCGCCTGCGGCAGGCCGCCATTCCCTCCAGATTGAAATCTGCAAATCCCTCTACATGAACGAAGAGACTTTCGAAAAAAGCCCCTCTTTTGAAAGCTTCCAAAAAGATATTGAAAAGCTCATCCGTTTTTGCGCGGATTATGTCGAAAGCCAGACAAGGCGCATCGCAGCGGATTAA
- the lipB gene encoding lipoyl(octanoyl) transferase LipB — protein sequence MSAQWKMSQKPVAYEEALREMEARVEDIRRKGAPDMVWLLEHPPLYTAGTSARPEDLLQPRFPVFETGRGGQYTYHGPGQRVGYVMMDLKKRQSAPDIKEYIRQLEEWIICTLEVFGIQGERRDGRVGIWVVKPGGAEAKIAAIGVRVRHWVTYHGFSINLNPDLSHFDGIVPCGIRAHGVTSFEDLGVKARMDELDGALQENFDKVFS from the coding sequence ATGTCTGCCCAGTGGAAAATGTCGCAAAAGCCGGTGGCGTATGAAGAGGCGCTCCGGGAAATGGAAGCGCGCGTGGAAGATATCCGCAGAAAAGGCGCTCCGGATATGGTCTGGCTTCTCGAACACCCTCCCCTTTATACCGCCGGCACCAGTGCCCGGCCCGAGGATTTGCTGCAGCCGCGTTTTCCCGTTTTTGAAACGGGCCGGGGCGGGCAATATACGTATCACGGGCCGGGGCAGCGCGTGGGATATGTCATGATGGACCTGAAAAAACGCCAGTCCGCCCCCGACATCAAGGAATATATCCGGCAACTGGAAGAATGGATTATTTGCACGCTGGAGGTTTTCGGCATTCAGGGCGAAAGGCGGGACGGGCGCGTCGGGATATGGGTGGTAAAGCCGGGTGGCGCAGAAGCCAAAATTGCGGCCATTGGCGTGCGGGTCCGGCACTGGGTGACCTATCACGGTTTTTCGATCAATCTCAATCCGGATTTGTCTCATTTTGACGGCATCGTCCCCTGCGGGATAAGGGCGCACGGCGTGACCAGTTTCGAGGATTTGGGCGTAAAAGCCCGTATGGACGAACTGGACGGGGCCTTGCAGGAAAATTTTGACAAGGTTTTTTCTTGA
- a CDS encoding NADP-dependent malic enzyme: MTKKEANFRENALYYHKHPTPGKISVAPTKALTTQHDLAMAYSPGVAAPCEEIEKDPLKALDYTSRGNIVAVITNGTAVLGLGDIGPLASKPVMEGKAVLFKKFANIDAIDIEIEEKDPKAFVDTVARLEPSFGGINLEDIKAPECFEIEKRLRERMNIPVFHDDQHGTAIIASAAILNWLEYTGRKITDVKLVANGAGAAALACLNLLVSLGMPKDNITVCDRKGIIYKGRKDGMDKYKEKYAVDTNARELKDAISGTDIFLGLSGPNMLDAKMVKTMADAPLIMALANPTPEIMPDEARKGKPDAVICTGRSDFPNQVNNVLCFPFLFRGALDVGATAINEEMKIACVKAIAELARREPTEKVASVYSDENLEFGPEYLIPKPFDTRLMTDLPIAVAKAAIESGVATRPIDDFETYREKLRQFFTRSAMVIRPIYARAKTDPRRVVFCEGEETHVLRAVQLVLDGGIAQPVVIGRREVVETRIKRMRVPIQVDKDFELVDPQDDRRYNKYCDIYQSLTERRGVSPAMAKNVVRTNTTVIGSLLVHNGEADAMICGCVGNFMDHMKPVIDVIGLKPGVETAAALRALIMPQGTFFICDTHVNPNPSIPQISEMTLMAAEEIRRFGIVPKVALLSHSNFGNYNDESASKMSAACRDIKQRDPSLEIDGEMNADTALSKDIRKILMPNSTLVGQANLLVMPNLEAANISFNIVKILGDGIPLGPLLLGVSKPAHILTPAVTPRGIFNVTALACVQAQVAEEEKKVEPLKKVSL, encoded by the coding sequence ATGACAAAAAAAGAAGCCAATTTTCGGGAAAACGCCCTTTACTATCATAAACATCCCACCCCGGGAAAAATCTCCGTCGCCCCGACCAAGGCGCTCACGACGCAGCATGATCTGGCGATGGCCTACTCTCCCGGCGTGGCTGCGCCGTGCGAAGAAATTGAAAAAGACCCTTTAAAAGCGCTGGACTACACCTCCCGCGGCAACATTGTGGCCGTCATTACGAATGGAACGGCCGTTTTGGGGCTGGGCGACATCGGACCGCTGGCCTCCAAACCCGTGATGGAGGGGAAGGCCGTCCTGTTCAAAAAATTCGCCAACATTGATGCGATTGACATCGAAATCGAGGAAAAAGATCCGAAAGCTTTTGTCGATACCGTCGCCCGCCTGGAACCGAGCTTCGGCGGCATCAACCTCGAAGACATCAAGGCTCCCGAATGTTTCGAAATTGAAAAACGGCTGCGGGAACGGATGAACATTCCCGTCTTCCACGACGACCAGCACGGCACGGCGATTATCGCCTCCGCCGCCATCCTGAACTGGCTGGAATATACGGGGCGAAAAATTACGGACGTCAAACTGGTGGCCAACGGCGCGGGCGCTGCAGCTTTGGCCTGTCTGAACCTGCTGGTCAGTCTGGGCATGCCCAAAGACAACATCACGGTCTGCGATCGAAAAGGCATTATTTACAAAGGCCGCAAAGACGGCATGGACAAATATAAAGAAAAATATGCCGTGGACACCAACGCGCGCGAACTCAAAGACGCAATTTCAGGCACCGACATTTTCCTGGGACTGTCAGGCCCGAATATGCTGGATGCCAAAATGGTCAAGACAATGGCGGATGCGCCGCTTATCATGGCGCTGGCAAACCCCACGCCGGAAATTATGCCCGACGAAGCCCGCAAGGGAAAACCCGACGCGGTGATTTGCACGGGCCGCTCGGATTTCCCCAACCAGGTCAACAACGTTTTATGCTTTCCTTTCCTGTTTCGCGGCGCGCTGGACGTTGGCGCCACGGCCATCAATGAGGAAATGAAAATTGCCTGCGTCAAGGCCATTGCGGAACTCGCAAGACGGGAACCGACGGAAAAAGTCGCCTCCGTTTACAGCGATGAAAATCTGGAGTTCGGCCCCGAATACCTTATCCCTAAACCTTTCGACACAAGGCTGATGACCGATCTTCCGATTGCCGTCGCCAAGGCTGCCATTGAAAGCGGCGTCGCCACGCGCCCCATTGACGACTTTGAGACCTACCGTGAAAAACTGCGCCAGTTCTTTACCCGCAGCGCCATGGTTATCCGCCCGATTTATGCCCGGGCCAAAACGGACCCGCGGCGCGTTGTCTTTTGCGAGGGAGAGGAAACGCACGTTTTGCGCGCGGTGCAGCTTGTACTGGATGGCGGCATTGCGCAACCGGTCGTCATCGGACGGCGCGAGGTCGTTGAAACCCGGATCAAGCGCATGCGGGTTCCCATACAGGTTGACAAAGACTTCGAACTCGTCGATCCGCAGGATGACCGCCGCTACAACAAATATTGCGATATATACCAGTCCCTCACCGAACGCCGGGGCGTGTCTCCGGCCATGGCGAAAAATGTGGTACGCACCAACACAACCGTTATCGGCTCCCTCCTTGTGCACAATGGAGAGGCGGACGCCATGATCTGCGGATGCGTTGGAAACTTTATGGACCATATGAAACCCGTTATTGACGTGATCGGCCTGAAACCCGGCGTGGAAACGGCGGCGGCTTTGCGCGCCCTGATTATGCCGCAAGGAACCTTCTTCATTTGCGACACGCACGTCAACCCGAACCCGAGCATTCCGCAAATTTCGGAAATGACGCTTATGGCAGCCGAAGAAATCCGGCGCTTTGGAATCGTCCCGAAAGTTGCCCTCCTGTCCCACTCCAATTTCGGGAACTACAACGACGAAAGCGCCTCTAAAATGAGCGCGGCGTGCCGTGATATCAAGCAACGGGACCCCAGCCTTGAAATTGACGGGGAAATGAACGCCGATACGGCTTTGTCCAAGGATATCCGGAAAATCCTGATGCCGAACTCCACATTGGTCGGACAGGCGAACCTTCTGGTCATGCCGAATCTGGAGGCGGCAAATATTTCCTTCAATATCGTCAAAATTCTCGGAGACGGCATTCCTCTGGGACCCCTCCTGCTGGGGGTTTCCAAACCGGCCCATATCCTGACGCCTGCCGTTACGCCGCGCGGCATTTTCAACGTGACCGCCCTGGCCTGTGTTCAGGCCCAGGTGGCAGAAGAAGAAAAGAAAGTAGAACCGCTTAAAAAAGTCTCCCTTTAA
- the mgtE gene encoding magnesium transporter yields the protein MVETKNSSETPPAEAIDEIGLSDETIAEIIDELHEEQTEELTAHIHDLSIADTSDLLHKVNEEDRNALLQKYAQDFDPNVFSELDSELQRAALSEMPAEKVAYIISALESDDALDIIETLDPAFQKEILRKLSRQDRIAIEEGLTFPEESAGRLMQREYVAIPQFWTVGKTIDYLRAAAEELPEDFLDLIVIDPAYHVIGEIPLNRLVRSPRSVKIQDLTLDTLHTVPADMDQEEVAHIFRRENLASAPVVDLNGRLLGVITIDDVLDVIDEEHHEDILKLGGVEGDDLYRAVLSTTRSRFKWLFVNLLTAILASVVISFFDATLEQIVALAILMPIVASMGGNAGTQALTVAVRALATKELSGTNMLRVLWKETLVGTLNGAGFAILMGGIAGFWFGSPVLGVIIASAMMINLVVAGIFGAGIPVFLHRIGSDPALSSTVFLTTVTDIVGFFGFLGLASVFLI from the coding sequence ATGGTAGAAACCAAAAATTCTTCTGAAACACCTCCTGCAGAAGCCATTGACGAAATCGGTTTGAGCGATGAAACCATCGCGGAAATTATTGATGAGCTACACGAAGAACAGACGGAGGAACTCACAGCCCACATCCATGACCTGAGCATTGCGGACACGTCCGACCTGCTTCACAAGGTCAACGAAGAAGACAGGAACGCGCTTCTTCAAAAATACGCGCAGGACTTTGATCCGAACGTCTTCTCGGAACTGGATTCCGAACTTCAGCGCGCGGCGCTTTCCGAGATGCCCGCAGAAAAGGTTGCCTATATTATCTCGGCACTGGAGAGTGACGATGCGCTGGATATCATCGAAACCCTTGATCCCGCTTTTCAAAAAGAAATTCTCCGCAAGCTGTCCCGGCAGGACCGGATTGCCATTGAAGAAGGGCTGACATTTCCCGAAGAGTCCGCCGGCCGCCTGATGCAGCGGGAATATGTGGCCATCCCGCAATTCTGGACAGTTGGGAAAACGATCGATTATTTGCGCGCGGCGGCCGAGGAATTGCCGGAGGATTTCCTCGACCTGATCGTCATCGACCCGGCCTATCATGTTATCGGGGAAATCCCGCTCAACCGTCTTGTCCGTTCCCCGCGAAGCGTAAAAATTCAGGACCTTACTCTGGATACGCTGCACACGGTTCCCGCCGATATGGACCAGGAAGAAGTGGCGCATATTTTCCGGCGGGAAAATCTGGCCTCGGCGCCGGTTGTCGATCTCAACGGGCGGCTCCTCGGGGTCATTACCATTGACGATGTCCTCGACGTGATCGACGAAGAACACCACGAAGACATCCTAAAGCTCGGGGGTGTGGAAGGCGACGACCTTTACCGCGCGGTTCTTTCGACCACCCGCAGCCGGTTTAAATGGCTTTTTGTAAACCTGCTCACGGCCATTCTGGCCTCCGTTGTCATTTCCTTTTTTGATGCCACGCTGGAACAGATTGTCGCCCTGGCCATTTTGATGCCTATTGTGGCTTCGATGGGCGGGAATGCGGGCACGCAGGCATTGACGGTGGCTGTGCGCGCTCTGGCCACGAAAGAACTTTCCGGGACGAATATGCTGCGCGTCCTCTGGAAAGAAACGCTTGTGGGCACGCTTAACGGTGCGGGCTTTGCCATTCTGATGGGCGGGATCGCCGGGTTTTGGTTCGGCAGTCCCGTTTTGGGCGTGATTATCGCCAGCGCCATGATGATAAATCTTGTCGTCGCGGGCATTTTCGGCGCAGGAATTCCTGTCTTTCTACACAGGATAGGAAGCGATCCGGCCCTGTCCTCTACCGTCTTTTTGACGACCGTTACGGATATTGTCGGCTTTTTCGGGTTTCTGGGGCTGGCGTCTGTGTTCTTAATTTAG
- a CDS encoding GNAT family N-acetyltransferase, which translates to MTASKLIRPLAEYKDSYLEALKEYHAEKRYLYQDIARLNANFDQFIKELRAEKGYPHQPYQDWVEPVRETVVWMVKDGDYLGTVDIRHRLNWHLEKWGGHVHFVIRPSIRGKGFGKKILKKAIPIINYLGIDKALLTVSPDNAAGIKIIESCGGKFEDETSETEQFPAMRRYWLDCT; encoded by the coding sequence ATGACCGCGTCGAAATTAATCCGTCCTTTGGCCGAATATAAAGACAGTTATCTGGAAGCCCTGAAAGAGTACCACGCCGAAAAGCGCTACCTCTATCAGGATATTGCCCGCCTGAACGCCAATTTCGACCAATTCATCAAGGAACTGCGCGCCGAAAAGGGTTACCCCCACCAGCCCTATCAGGACTGGGTGGAGCCCGTGCGCGAAACCGTCGTCTGGATGGTCAAGGATGGAGACTATCTGGGCACCGTCGATATTCGTCACCGCCTGAACTGGCATCTGGAAAAATGGGGCGGCCATGTTCACTTTGTCATCCGCCCGTCCATCCGCGGGAAAGGATTCGGTAAAAAGATTTTGAAAAAAGCGATCCCCATCATCAATTATCTCGGCATTGACAAGGCGCTCCTGACCGTTTCGCCCGACAATGCGGCCGGGATCAAGATCATCGAATCCTGTGGGGGAAAATTCGAAGACGAAACAAGCGAAACGGAACAATTTCCCGCCATGCGGCGTTACTGGCTTGACTGCACCTGA
- a CDS encoding PBP1A family penicillin-binding protein, with product MAKKTKKKKNNGKRSLLGRLMLKLLKWGIVLGLWACLFLGGLMVFYAQELTDITEDMVFERRPTIIIKANDGTVLDRYGDIKGKSVTVEDIPQHVVYAVLATEDRRFYEHSGIDPIGIARAFAVNIIKGGFVQGGSTITQQLAKNLFLSRERKLKRKIQEAMLAIWLEHKLTKDEILSAYLNRVYLGSGAYGIEAAASVYFGKTVQELTLREAATLAGLLKAPSRYSPRANPVLSAQRTKVVLNAMVEAGFIEQAEVDKLNNLPPSPHKKPSSGETIRYFTDYIVAQIEDLIGPVTQDLVIETTLDKDIQKEAEESITKALLLEGAAKDIGQGAAIVMTLDGAIVGMVGGRDYGMSEFNRATNALRPPGSSFKPFVYLTALEQGWKIDDTIVDEEITTGRYRPKNYGGQYYGEVTMIEALTYSLNTVAISLMREVKPPAVIGMARRLGITADLEPDLSLALGSSGVPVIQMATAYASLGRGGMAVEPFSIIRIKDSEDKVYYERPAHHQIRRVADRQNVYDLTTMMQSVMENGTGRGAQGPYIAAGKTGTSQDFRDAWFIGFTDRYAAAVWFGNDDNSPMKRVTGGATPARVWREIMTKATQKRARSYGSYTDVSSDFSFHDLMGRLLGEGEGGSGLSKRNTPEGEDYTPLGRHKWDFND from the coding sequence ATGGCCAAAAAAACCAAAAAGAAAAAAAACAACGGAAAACGGAGCCTGCTCGGACGTCTCATGCTCAAACTCCTGAAATGGGGAATTGTGCTGGGGTTGTGGGCCTGCCTGTTTCTGGGCGGGTTGATGGTCTTTTATGCGCAGGAACTCACGGATATTACCGAAGATATGGTCTTTGAGCGCCGCCCAACGATTATTATCAAAGCCAATGACGGCACCGTTTTAGACCGTTACGGCGATATCAAAGGCAAAAGCGTCACGGTTGAAGACATCCCGCAGCATGTCGTCTATGCGGTTCTGGCCACGGAAGACCGCCGTTTTTACGAGCATAGCGGCATCGACCCGATCGGCATCGCGCGCGCTTTTGCGGTAAATATTATCAAAGGCGGCTTTGTGCAGGGCGGCTCGACCATTACGCAACAGCTCGCCAAAAACCTTTTCCTCAGCCGGGAACGCAAGCTCAAACGCAAAATTCAGGAAGCGATGCTTGCCATCTGGCTGGAACACAAACTGACCAAAGACGAAATTTTAAGCGCCTATCTCAACCGCGTGTATCTCGGCTCCGGCGCTTATGGCATTGAAGCCGCCGCCAGCGTCTATTTCGGCAAAACCGTTCAGGAACTCACCTTGCGGGAAGCCGCCACGCTTGCCGGCCTTCTCAAGGCGCCTTCGCGCTATTCCCCGCGCGCCAACCCGGTCCTCTCCGCCCAGCGTACAAAAGTGGTCCTGAACGCCATGGTCGAGGCCGGATTTATTGAACAGGCGGAAGTCGACAAGCTCAACAACCTGCCGCCGTCTCCGCATAAAAAACCTTCCAGCGGCGAGACAATCCGCTATTTCACGGATTATATCGTGGCCCAGATCGAAGACCTTATCGGCCCTGTCACGCAGGACCTCGTTATCGAAACCACACTGGATAAAGACATCCAGAAAGAAGCGGAAGAATCGATCACCAAGGCCCTGCTGCTTGAAGGGGCGGCAAAAGATATCGGACAAGGGGCGGCGATCGTGATGACGCTGGACGGGGCCATTGTGGGCATGGTTGGCGGACGGGATTACGGGATGAGCGAATTTAACCGGGCCACAAACGCCTTGCGCCCGCCCGGCTCTTCCTTCAAACCTTTTGTCTATCTGACCGCGCTGGAACAAGGCTGGAAAATCGACGATACCATCGTAGACGAAGAAATCACCACAGGCCGTTACCGCCCCAAAAATTACGGCGGACAATATTACGGCGAAGTCACGATGATCGAAGCCCTTACCTATTCCCTCAATACCGTGGCGATCAGTCTGATGCGTGAGGTAAAGCCCCCCGCCGTCATCGGCATGGCCCGGCGGCTTGGCATTACCGCCGACCTTGAGCCCGACTTAAGTCTGGCGCTGGGAAGCTCCGGCGTCCCTGTCATCCAGATGGCCACAGCCTACGCGTCTTTGGGACGCGGGGGCATGGCGGTCGAGCCTTTCTCTATCATCCGCATTAAAGACAGCGAAGACAAAGTCTATTATGAACGCCCGGCGCACCACCAGATCCGCCGCGTTGCAGACCGGCAAAACGTGTATGACCTCACCACCATGATGCAATCCGTCATGGAAAACGGAACGGGGCGCGGCGCGCAAGGGCCCTATATCGCCGCAGGGAAAACCGGCACGTCCCAGGATTTCAGGGATGCGTGGTTTATCGGCTTTACGGACCGCTATGCGGCAGCCGTCTGGTTCGGCAATGACGACAACAGCCCCATGAAGCGGGTCACAGGCGGCGCGACGCCCGCGCGGGTGTGGCGGGAGATCATGACCAAAGCCACGCAAAAACGCGCCCGCTCCTACGGCAGCTACACGGACGTTTCCTCGGACTTCAGTTTCCACGATCTGATGGGCCGCCTGCTCGGAGAGGGAGAAGGCGGGTCCGGCCTGTCGAAAAGAAACACGCCCGAAGGGGAGGACTATACCCCCCTCGGGCGCCATAAATGGGACTTTAACGATTGA
- the rnhA gene encoding ribonuclease HI translates to MDVRIQIYTDGACSGNPGPGGWGVLMRWNGHEKELSGGEPETTNNRMEMTAVIKGLEALKKESRVALYTDSKYVKQGVEEWLAGWKARGWKTAAKKPVKNQDLWERIDSLLAVHEVEFHWVKGHSGHVENEIVDKLAVAAIPKA, encoded by the coding sequence ATTGACGTGCGGATTCAAATTTACACCGACGGCGCATGCAGCGGAAATCCCGGTCCGGGCGGCTGGGGCGTTTTGATGCGCTGGAACGGGCACGAGAAAGAACTCTCCGGCGGGGAACCGGAAACAACTAACAACCGCATGGAAATGACGGCCGTGATTAAGGGGCTTGAAGCGCTCAAAAAAGAAAGCCGTGTGGCCCTGTATACGGACAGCAAATACGTCAAGCAGGGCGTCGAGGAATGGCTGGCCGGCTGGAAAGCGCGCGGCTGGAAAACGGCCGCGAAAAAGCCGGTCAAGAATCAGGACCTTTGGGAGCGAATCGATTCGCTTCTGGCCGTGCATGAGGTCGAGTTTCACTGGGTCAAAGGCCATTCCGGCCATGTTGAAAACGAGATTGTGGATAAGCTGGCAGTCGCAGCGATTCCAAAGGCTTAA
- a CDS encoding ATPase: MPITITEFNDISHKVITLMGMSGVGKTYLSTMLAGQGWKHYSCDYEIGTRYLGDEIVRTLSAARGESVQNEITAENLSMLSEYVGRLGDPRKGGLPLEEFKRRQQKYFEAECRSLSKLKEVVQQAHQDGFTSVVNDSTGSLCEIDDKTLLDSIDENSLIVYIKANAEEEKEVLKRAQDYPKPLFFSPERFDFWLEEYQSDRNIRDVEEMDPDDFSRWVFPRLFENRLPKYQRIADKYGTTIPSEAFQNIASEKEFLKVIVDHLED; encoded by the coding sequence ATGCCGATTACGATTACAGAATTCAACGACATATCGCACAAGGTTATCACCCTGATGGGAATGTCCGGTGTGGGAAAGACCTATCTGTCTACGATGCTGGCGGGGCAGGGATGGAAGCATTATTCCTGCGACTACGAAATCGGTACGCGCTATCTGGGCGATGAAATTGTACGCACCCTTTCGGCTGCAAGGGGAGAAAGCGTTCAAAATGAAATTACGGCGGAAAACTTATCCATGCTGTCCGAATATGTCGGCAGGCTGGGGGACCCCCGAAAAGGCGGCCTGCCTTTGGAAGAGTTCAAACGCCGCCAGCAAAAATATTTTGAAGCGGAATGCCGGAGTCTCAGCAAGTTAAAGGAGGTCGTGCAACAGGCCCATCAGGACGGCTTTACAAGCGTGGTGAACGATTCAACGGGAAGCCTTTGCGAAATAGACGATAAAACGCTTCTGGACAGCATCGATGAAAATTCGTTGATTGTTTACATCAAGGCCAATGCCGAAGAGGAAAAAGAAGTTTTAAAACGGGCGCAGGACTACCCGAAACCTCTGTTCTTTTCACCGGAGCGGTTCGATTTCTGGCTCGAAGAATATCAAAGCGACAGGAATATCCGTGACGTGGAAGAGATGGATCCGGACGATTTTTCCCGCTGGGTTTTCCCGCGCCTGTTCGAAAACAGGCTGCCGAAATATCAGCGCATCGCGGATAAATACGGCACGACCATCCCTTCCGAAGCCTTCCAGAATATCGCGAGCGAGAAAGAATTTCTGAAGGTCATCGTGGACCATCTTGAGGATTGA